A stretch of the Bos indicus isolate NIAB-ARS_2022 breed Sahiwal x Tharparkar chromosome 13, NIAB-ARS_B.indTharparkar_mat_pri_1.0, whole genome shotgun sequence genome encodes the following:
- the ZCCHC3 gene encoding zinc finger CCHC domain-containing protein 3: MATGGGAEEERKRGRPQLLGPARPSTRAEEAEGGREKMGWAQVVKNLAEKKGEFRESRPPRREEESGSGAGGGLGAPAGLATPSLGDFPPAGRGDPKGRRRDPAGEAADSRKKKGAAEAGRRKKAEAAAMTTPARPDAAEDAADRPPQDEQATAAGSAAGPGKGRFLVRICFQGDEGACPTRDFVVGALILRSIGMDPSDIYAVIQIPGSREFDVSFRSAEKLALFLRVYEEKREQEDCWENFVVLGRSKSSLKTLFILFRNETVDVEDIVTWLKRHCDVLAVPVKVTDRFGIWTGEYKCEIELRQGEGGVRHLPGAFFLGAERGYSWYKGQPKTCFKCGSRTHMSGSCTQDRCFRCGEEGHLSPYCRKGIVCNLCGKRGHAFAQCPKAVHNSVGAQLTGVAGH; this comes from the coding sequence GAGGGCGGCCGCGAGAAGATGGGCTGGGCccaagtggtgaagaacctgGCCGAGAAGAAGGGCGAATTCCGTGAGTCGCGGCCGCCGCGGCGGGAGGAAGAGAGCGGCAGCGGCGCGGGAGGCGGGCTCGGTGCTCCCGCGGGTCTGGCGACACCGAGCCTCGGCGACTTCCCCCCAGCCGGCCGCGGGGACCCAAAGGGCCGCCGGAGAGACCCAGCCGGAGAGGCGGCGGACTCCCGCAAGAAAAAGGGTGCAGCCGAGGCGGGCAGGAGGAAGAAGGCTGAGGCGGCAGCCATGACGACCCCGGCGAGGCCCGACGCGGCCGAGGACGCAGCCGACCGGCCCCCCCAGGACGAGCAGGCTACGGCGGCTGGCTCCGCTGCAGGCCCGGGAAAGGGCCGCTTCCTCGTGCGCATCTGTTTCCAGGGAGACGAGGGCGCCTGCCCAACCAGGGACTTCGTAGTGGGCGCGCTCATCCTGCGTTCCATCGGCATGGACCCGAGCGACATCTACGCGGTCATTCAGATCCCGGGCAGTCGCGAGTTCGACGTGAGCTTCCGTTCGGCGGAGAAGCTAGCCCTGTTCCTGCGCGTCTACGAGGAGAAGCGCGAGCAGGAGGACTGCTGGGAGAACTTTGTGGTGCTGGGGCGGAGCAAGTCCAGCTTGAAGACGCTCTTCATTCTCTTCCGGAACGAGACGGTGGACGTGGAGGACATCGTGACCTGGCTCAAACGCCACTGCGATGTGCTGGCCGTACCCGTGAAAGTGACCGACAGGTTTGGGATCTGGACCGGGGAGTACAAGTGCGAGATCGAGCTGCGccagggggagggaggggtcagGCACCTGCCGGGAGCCTTTTTTCTGGGGGCCGAGAGGGGCTACAGCTGGTACAAGGGGCAGCCCAAGACGTGCTTTAAATGTGGTTCCCGGACCCACATGAGCGGCAGCTGCACACAGGACAGGTGCTTCAGGTGCGGGGAGGAGGGGCACCTGAGCCCTTACTGCCGGAAGGGCATCGTGTGTAACCTCTGTGGCAAGCGAGGACACGCCTTTGCCCAATGTCCCAAAGCGGTTCACAATTCCGTGGGAGCTCAGCTAACCGGCGTGGCCGGGCACTGA